caatagcccaaacggcggggttatgtgcaagaatatgcattttcattttatgcttccaactagcaaaattagtaccatcaaagtaaggacctctacggtgataatttccctcgctagacgccatactctcctaggttgtgaaaccaaggctatgaccaccaaaagctatggagatcaaagcaaatggagaccaaagctctgataccacttgtaggatcgaaagtatgtctagagggaggggggtgattagactacttgaccaaataaaaacttaacctttttcccaattttagttcttggcagattttagctattgtaggacaagtcaagcaatcatcacacaattcaagcaagcatgaaaagagtatattggcagcggaaagtaaagcatgcaacttgcaagaatgtaaagggaagggtttggagaattcaaacaccattggagacacggatgtttttcccgtggttcggataggtggtgctatcctacatccacgttgatggagacttcaacccacgaagggtaacggttgcgcgagtccacggagggctccacccacgaagggtaatggttgcgcgagtccacggagggctccacccatgaagggtccacaaagaagcaaccacccacgaagggtccacaaagaagcaaccttgtccatcccaccatggccatcgcccacaaaggacttgcctcactagcggtagatcttcacgaagtaggcgatctccttgcccttacaaactccttggttcaactccacaatcttgtcggaggctcccaagtaacacctagccaatctaggagacaccactctccaagaagtaacaaatggtgtgtaggtaatgaactccttgctcttgtgcttcaaatgatagtctccccaacactcaactctctctgataggatttggattttgtggaaagaagatttgagtggaaagcaacttggggaaggctagagatcaagattcatatggtaggaatggaatatcttggtctcaacacatgagtaggtggttctctctcagaacatatgagttggaattgtgtatgtgttctgatggctctctccacgaatgaagaggaggtggaggggtatatatagcctccacacaaaatctaaccattacacacagttttccaatctcggtgggaccgaatcaacaaactcggtcggaccaaaaaggtaaacctagtgaccgttagagattttcggtgggactgacatgcaactcggtaggaccgatatggttagggtttgggcataacgtaatctcggtgagaccgattacacaaactcggtgagaccgagtttggtaataagctaaccagagagttggtcaggcaaactcggtgggaccgatttgctctttcggtgagaccgaaaagttacaaaagggaaacaaagagtttacattgcaatctcggtgggaccgattcgctctttcggtgagaccgaaaagttacgaaggggaaacagagagtttgcaatcccatctcgatgagaccgagatccctatcggtagaaccgaattgctagggtttggcagtggcttatgacaagtgaaactcggtggcgccgtgACGCGCCGGCCCGTGAGGAATCATTGGAAGgttgaccggcggcagccttgccattgattccccgcgggaaaccgaggcgttctgGGGAAAGACGAGGCGTCGTCTCGCTGGCGCGGCTGGCCGGCGGCTCCTTCGCGCCAAAATCGTTCACCCCGGTTCGGCCTGGACCCACCAGCGTCAGTTTTGGCCCAAACCGGCGAAAAGCGGGTTTCTGgaacgcgactgggccgatttttggaCGCCGACGCGGCAAAAATGTCTAGGATGGACCTGTTGAGGgcgcggctgtagatgctctaagactagtcatagtgggagtaaattagctagtaacatagcgcacttcgaGAAAATTCTGCTTATGTGACAAATAATTAATGagagatggtaatgttactgtaaTATATAGTGCTTTTTAAAATAAGATGAGTCTACGAGTTAATAAATGAAAACATCTATGATACTgttattatgttactttgcattatgaaggtaataacttagactagtatcatatgcatgacactagtctaagttactccccattatAACCAGCCTAAGCATCTGATCCCACCACCCCTCTGTTGGAAAGAAAAAACCACCACCGCTCACCGATGAGCACACGGCGTGGCGAAACAACCATTCGCGCGCGTGTGCCGGTCGGCGCTCCTCCACGTCTCGGCAACGGCAGCCACGAAACCAAAACAAACCAAAACCTTTTGGGCACCGCACCGCACCGCTTCCCAGCGTCCGTGCGTCCGTCCCGCGAAAGGAATACTAGTCGCTCGACCTCATCGATGGCCGTCCGGTGTCACGCCGCTGCTGCCTTGGTCTCGTCCCGAGCGCGCCTGCCTTCCTACCTCCCGCCCCTCCTCCCCTCCGCGCGACCCCGACCCGGCACGACCCGCGGCGGCGGCTACAGGCGGACCGCCGTTCGCGCCATGGGCGCCGCGCCGTCGTCGCCTTCGCCGTCCGGACAGGCCCCAGGTGCACGCCGTTTATTTCCGTTTTCCTACGGCTCGTGCTTTTACTCTCACAAAAAAAATCATGGCCTACTCGCGGTGCGACTGAGAGAAATTGAAGGTGGAGTTTGCTCTGGGTTTGGTGGTGCAGCTTCGCGCCTGAATTGATCATGTCAGATGAAACAGGCTCGGGGGACCTGTGCTGTGAGGCGTGAGTAGTTATGTCCCTATTTGCTTTGATTTTGGCCCAGGTAGACCTCTGTTATGGCAATGATGCCGCTTTATGGATGACAAAACAGAACATGATGTTCATAGTGACAAACTATCATGACCTTCACTCGCCGATGTTTAGGATTCAGGCGATGCACTGATGGCTCAAGGAGATTTCTTGTGGACAAACTGTCAATCActgaattactccctccgttccgaattacttgtcgcacgtatggatgtatctagattttttttttttagaaaagagggatgacccccggcctctgcatccgggagatgcatacggccatattattgattattctcgaggaccttacaaagtattacaacaataagtctgaatccaccatcttggcaacacatgcCACTACTCCTacccaaaatgatgaaggggtgctagctagGCCACTACCcgaaccactcacctaagcctaacatcaaaagccggaaaccgaaacatattcggaatccccagccgagccacatactgggtctggggcacaatccggtcagacgcactcgtgtgtcgtcgccaccATCTTCCGCAGGTCCATCTTCAGATCATATCGAGGTTTCTACCTTATCTGGCCACTCAGCCATCggcgtcaccatgacgccagacagcaacctcctcctgcgcgagtccatctccgcgcatcgggcggcgaacctccacagcgccatgccgccgatcctcgccgccatcaatgagtgagatgaagtaccgctccaccacggcaAGTACATTAGTGCTAAGCGAAACGGCTCACAACCGCAAGTCATCGGACGAAGGCGAAGATCCATGGAGAAGGCCAAAAGGGGCATAGCCAAAGCAGTGGTCAGGGATTGGaccgagaccacggcagccgccaCTGATAAGAACAGGCTACCtcacaccgtcaccacgccaccaGCAGCTCCACCCCACACGAGCAATCCCCGgaagacgccttcaagaaggatcaCGGCACCGGATGCCGCCATCGACCATGCAAGGGGAGGGCAGGTCTTCACCTGTGCTCGAGGGAGAAGTGGGAGGGGAGAACCACACCAAAGCCTCCAGGAAGGACCACGGCGCCGAATGGAGAACCACACCAAAGCCTCCAGGAAGGACCATTTAAAAAGCGGAAGATATCCACCTTTGCACTTGAAACACTATCTGCTATTGCGCTCATTGTTCTGCCCTGATGCTTGCCTGTGTTTTAGGTCATCTACCAAGTTTGATAGTGGCACTGGATGGCCGTCATATTACCAGCCGGTTGGCGACAATGTGAAAAGCAAGCTTGATATGTCGATCTTCTTCATGCCCCGGACCGAGTCCCTGTGCGCCGTCTGCGACGCTCATCTGGGCCACGGTTTTGACGACGGGCCACCGCCGACGGGGAAGAGATACTGCATCAACAGGTATGTATGCTTGAAACCTTCCTTCGACCATCTTCGCAACATTTTGCCCTTGTTGGCAGGTTGCATGGATGAGGTCTCTTCTTTTCACTCATTCATCCTCTCTGCCCTGCAGTGCGTCTCTGAAGTTTAAGCCCCAGTAGTTCCTGGAAGAAGAATCAAGATGCAAGCACTAGCGTGTTCCATGTGAGCTTTGGTTGTGGTATGAACTATTTCCAGTGTAGTAGCCTAGTCTGTGCAGACCCGTTGTGCACATGTAAATTGATAATTTTCAGGTTTGTAAAGCCATTTGTCTGAAGCATCTGCCTGTTCCTCCATGAGCAGTGTCGCTGGCCCTTTCGAGTGTCAGGGGTTCCTGTAACTGTGGGGCAGTTGGTCACTGCTTGCAACGCTTTAAACATCATGATATCAGACACGAAATTGGGCTGCATCTGAGGCGGTAGGATAGATGGAATTAATCAGCATACCTGACGTACGAAGGAGTAGTATCTCACGTGGGGTTGGGTCGCGTCGCGTGTACCAGGAGATGGGCGTTGAGCTGGCGAGCCATGCTCATCATAATGCATCAAAAGTTACAAACATAATGATTAATGAACCATACATTCCGATCTCATTAGGATTCAGATAATCTTACGCTTGCGAAAGCGGCAGCAGAGAGATTGCCCAGAATAAACCAAATTAGAAGCCATATTGCAGATTTTTGTGCCATGACTGCAGGTCTATCACATATTCAGAAATCAAGACGTTGAAGCAAGCCCATGATTCTGCAAAAGTAGCACTCACGCAGGAGTCTGTAACTCATCCTAATGATAGGTACAGGTACAGCAATCCTGATCATACTGTAGAACATTGTCCCCTGTTACAAGCCTCGGTTCATAATCACCTGCACTGATTTTACTCGATGTAAACTGCTTTTAAGATGAATGAAAGCTTGGCGCCTCTGAGTACCTTTctttgttcaaaaaaaaaaaaatactCCGAAGGCTCTGGAGTGATCAGCTCGGAGCATCGGACGgtactaagggcctctttgattcgtaggattgcaaaaacgcaggaataggaaaaacataggaTTGAAATGGCATGTCCATTGGATCCCTATatgatttgagtttgtttgattatGTCACGGGAAAAgcaaaggatttctttcaagaggttggagtggatgttagaattcctgtgaaatGTAGTACAAATAAATCCTTAGAAAAAAATCTTACAAGATTCAATCAtacgaatcaaacgaccaacgtaggaaaaattcctaaggatttcaATTCTTCAAAAATTCTATGaagatcctttgaatcaaagagaccCTAAAGGTGGCAACTTTCAAAAAACTCGAATGGTACGACCGGATAGCATTCGGAGGCTCCGAGTGGACTACCTCAGTAGCGGCATACTCTTTGTTACCACTTCGAATTTTGAGTGGGATGCTTCGGAAACTTTCAGTAGGGCAATAGAAGGTTTGTCAAGTGCCTCGGTGGGTTCGAGTGGAATGGTTGGCACCTCCGATAACTATATCTGGAGGAACAATGTGGCGGTTTTGACCAAAGAGCTTGATGTTTTTGACTGAAGAGCTCGGCGGTTTTGAACTAAGAACATGAAAGTGTAGATAGATATAGTGGAGAAATGGAAGTATTATGAAGGCATATTGGGTTTGATCTTTGAGCACAAAGAGAGAGAAAAACAACTTAGCAAACCTCGTTCCCTTTTGATTGTATCGGCACatttatggactcaatgtgatcttggatcgatCCTTGACTTGGCCAACACTTTGTATCCATGAGAATTTGTGGGGGTCACCTTTCACCTCTTTTGTTGCAACCAAAGAGAACTTTTCTGAGATAAGCTAATTTAAACATTAGTCCCTTGAGATATGTTGACAATAATTATCAATATCCACCAAGGGGATTACATGCACTCTCATCCGGTCCAAGGGCACACGGATCTAGGGTTTTCCCTTGAGCAATAGGGGTTGAGAGGAGAAAATCGTATCTCTCACACCTTCAACAAGGCAACAATGCCTGTAGGCATTGTCATCAACGGTTTTTGCCTGTGATATCCAAGTTATCAACCTACTGACACACCAGGTGACTAGGGCCATTGTTGGCGACATCCTCCTCGTGCTGAAAAGGCCCGGGAAACAAAGAAGGAGGGGACGAAGGAATCCTTGACGATGCCTTCAAAGAGGGAGATGACACCCATGAACGTTGCCGCCATCGTGACCACCCACAAACCAGAGATTTCTTCCAGAACCCTATCCCCACCGTGGGCCGCCCCAAATCACCCTGATATGAGGCCAGGAACAACCAAGACCTAGATCCGGAGAAGCTGAGCAGTTGGGCGTGGCGGCGGCCTTTAGATTTGGCACCGGAGCACCCCTTGCCACCCGTCTCCCGAGCGGAATGGCCAACATCTGCATGCGCCCTCACTGGTAGGTATCACTGTTGGTCATAGTTGAGCCCGCCGCTTTAGTTCCTAGAGTCCACCGCGAAGGCCATGACCCACGGAGCGATGGCATTGCCGTCATCACCTTCATCAACCGGTGCCAAGGCTTTGCCCGACCATAGCCTCTAGCAGGGCTGAGGGAAAGAGAAGTCAATGGCGGCGGACTATCACATAATCGGTCCTACTAATTTTTGGCACTATGGTGAATTATGCAAAATAGTTGGAGTCTGACACAACTGATTTCAGGGCctttttgattcaaaggattctaaGAACGAGGGAATAGGAAAAACACAGAATTAGATTGTCAATGCTCGTCTCAAATCCTAGAGTTTTGGTTCGTTCGATTGTGTCGTAGGGAAAACAATTGGTTTTTTTTTTCAAAGAAGCTTGAGTGGATGCTAGAAATCATATGAGAAGTAGTAGTACAAAAAAATCCTTAGAAAAAACTCTAATAAGATTCAGttctatgaatcaaacaaccagcATAAGCAAAATTTCTCTGGAATTCaatcctctagaattcctatgcAAATCCTGAAGCCCTCAATTAGTTTCCATGATGGTAAATTTGCGTGGAACTCTCGTGCAAAACAGCTGGAGCTCCCGTGGCGGCAGCCTGCATTGCAGATTTGCAGGTGGGCGGCAGTAGACCACGCTGCGTGCTGGCGGCCTGGTAGGCGCTGCCATCCATCCCGTCCATCACGCTGCCACGCCAAGACTTTTCGCGTACATTACAGACTCCACGTTAAATGCTGGCAGCTCTTAATTTGGCGGAGCCACCGTTGCACCAACCTTCATCTTCCTCAGCTCAGGCAGCACAGCAAAGCACCAGACCAACAAGACAGCGTGCATCtttaaaaaagaagaaaaggaaaaggcagACAGCGTACGGTTGGATACGCTATGCTTTAAGGTTTGATTTGATCGATCAATTCGGACGACTGGTTAAGCTGCCCGAGCGCCCCCTCTATCTAGACTCTAGAACAAGTCGTCACGGTGCAATTAGGTCAACTCCAAACGCACGGACCTAAATGGTGCGGTGTCCGTTCGAGGATAAACAAACACAAAACACGTCGAACAAACATTTGTTTTTTGTTCAAATTTAGGCCGCGTTTGCGTCGAAACGAACAATGCGCGGACGGACGGGACGCACatccttgtcctcccctggcccgtccGTCGGGGACACAACGCGCTCACTTTCCCTTCCTTTCTCAAAAAACCTCCCAACCCCTTCCCTCCCTCCTCCATGGTCGGCGACCCAGCCACCATCGCGCGCCCCACGGCAGAGAAGAAGGGCCCGAAGAAGCCGTGGTCGGTGGTCACGCCGGTGGAGCTCGTGCGGCTCAACCATGAATCGGCAAGGAGGAGGGCCCGACGAACCATTGCGGCGGAGAAGAAAGCCACTGTCGATTTCGCCGCCAAGGCCGCCATTGAGGACAAGGAGGCCATTGTCGCCAAGAGGCACACTCCTCATGCTATGGTTGTGCCGACCTGCCTCACCGGCCATTCTCTCGGTCGCTGCCATGGTTGCGGCTAGCACGGGCTCATCGGGCGTTTGCCCTCCACAGTGCCCGTCGCCCAGCTCCTCCATAACAGCGAAGACAGCCGATTTTCATCCGCCAAGGTACCATGCTCAGACCTGGTTCTCCAAGTCGCCGGACGACGGCGTGATCGCGCCGGCCACACCTGACGTCGCGCCTGTCATCGACCTCAATGTCATGCCGGGGTACAATGGCGTCGGGAAGTCGTTCGCCGGGTGCAAAGGAAGAAGCCTCGGTCAATTCATACGATCAACCTTCCCAAGGGCCACaacctgttcgacgaaatgccaatcCTTACATCGGCGGCCGACGACCCCGACTACACTGCATTCATGGAGAACGTCATCTCCGAGGGCCGTGGCCAAACCTTCCACATTGAGGGCCAAGACGAAGGCTATGATCCTGACAAGACACAAAGCCAAGAGAGCCGCGACCAAGATGGTGTCGACGAACAATAAGAGGCCGATGACCATGGCAACTCATGGCATAAAGATGAGGACATCTACTGCGAAGATGAGGAAGacatgtgaaaggatcgatatacttgactagaggggggggggtgaataggcaactaacaatttttagcttttctttaccaatttaaactttgcatcaaagtaggttgtctagatatgcagctaggtgagcaacctatatgatgcaacaacgacgagcacacaagcaagcaagggatataataCAAATAATCTTGCACAAgtaaggcacgagataaccaagagtggagccggtgaagacgaggatgtgttaccgaagttccttccttttgagggaagtacgtctccgttggaacggtgtggaggcacaatgctccccaagaatccactagggccaccgtattctcctcatgccctcacacaatgcgagatgtcgtgattccactattg
The sequence above is drawn from the Triticum aestivum cultivar Chinese Spring chromosome 7A, IWGSC CS RefSeq v2.1, whole genome shotgun sequence genome and encodes:
- the LOC123147775 gene encoding peptide methionine sulfoxide reductase MsrB, with amino-acid sequence MEKAKRGIAKAVVRDWTETTAAATDKNRLPHTVTTPPAAPPHTSNPRKTPSRRITAPDAAIDHARGGQVFTCARGRSGRGEPHQSLQEGPRRRMENHTKASRKDHLKSGRYPPLHLKHYLLLRSLFCPDACLCFRSSTKFDSGTGWPSYYQPVGDNVKSKLDMSIFFMPRTESLCAVCDAHLGHGFDDGPPPTGKRYCINSASLKFKPQ